In Rhinolophus ferrumequinum isolate MPI-CBG mRhiFer1 chromosome 7, mRhiFer1_v1.p, whole genome shotgun sequence, the following proteins share a genomic window:
- the CD180 gene encoding CD180 antigen: MAPPVSCFLFVVLFSASCKVITSLDKNCTEKEANKTYNCENLGLRGIPDTLPNTTEVLEFGFNFLPTIQVTTFSRLIDLIFLDLTRCQINWVHEDTFQSHHQLNTIVLTGNPLIFMAETSLNGPTSLKHLFLIQTGLSNLQFIPVHNLENLESLYLGSNHISSIRLPVNFPTQNLKVLDFQNNAIHYLSSQDVNSLKQATNLSLNCNGNDIKDIEPGAFRSKVFQSLKFGGTFDLSVILKGLQNSTTQSLWLGTYEDTDEQDLTSAMLAGLCDMSVESINLQKHHFSNLSSTTFQCFTRLQELDLTETHLRELPSGIEGMNSLKKLVLNVNKFDQLCQINAASFPSLTDLHIKGNLQKLDLGVGCLEKLENLQRLDLSHSNIEASDCCNLPLKNLFHLQYLNLSYNMPIGLQSEAFQECPKLQLLDLAFTHLHVNALQRPFQNLSRLQALNLSHCLLNTNNQHLLEGLLDLRYLNLQGNRFQDGSILKTNLLQPVGSLEILILSSCELLSLDQEAFHSLGKMRHIDLSHNSLTGNSIGALSHLKGTYLNLAANSICIIPAHLLPILSQQSTINLSHNPLDCTCSNIHFITWYKENLQKLEGSEETVCANPPFLTGVKLSEVKLSCGMTAVGIFFLVIFVFLLTILLIFSVKFLLRWKYQHI; encoded by the exons ATGGCTCCCCCTGTCAGCTGCTTCCTGTTTGTGGTGCTGTTTTCTGCCAGCTGTAAAGTCATCACCTCCTTGGATAAGAATTGCACAGAG AAAGAAGCCAACAAAACGTATAACTGTGAAAATTTAGGTCTCAGAGGCATTCCTGACACTCTACCAAACACAACAGAAGTTTTGGAATTTGGCTTTAATTTCTTGCCCACAATTCAAGTTACAACTTTCAGCAGACTCATAGATCTTATCTTTTTGGACTTAACCAG ATGCCAGATTAACTGGGTACATGAAGACACTTTTCAAAGCCATCATCAATTGAATACAATTGTGTTGACTGGAAATCCCCTGATATTCATGGCAGAAACATCACTTAATGGGCCCACATCATTGAAGCATCTTTTCTTAATCCAAACAGGATTATCCAATCTCCAGTTTATCCCAGTGCACAATCTGGAAAACTTGGAAAGTTTGTATCTTGGAAGCAACCATATTTCTTCCATTAGGCTCCCAGTAAACTTCCCAACACAGAATCTGAAAGTTCTGGATTTTCAGAATAATGCTATACACTATCTCTCTAGTCAAGATGTGAACTCTCTGAAGCAGGCCACCAACTTAAGCCTTAACTGCAATGGCAACGACATTAAAGACATTGAGCCTGGGGCTTTCCGTTCCAAAGTCTTCCAAAGTTTGAAATTTGGAGGCACTTTTGACTTGTCCGTTATATTAAAAGGCCTACAGAATTCTACTACTCAGTCTCTCTGGCTGGGAACATATGAAGACACTGATGAGCAAGACCTTACTTCAGCCATGCTTGCAGGACTTTGTGACATGTCTGTGGAGAGCATCAACCTGCAGAAGCACCATTTCTCTAATTTGTCATCTACCACCTTTCAGTGCTTTACACGACTCCAGGAGTTGGATCTGACTGAAACTCACTTGAGAGAGTTACCCTCTGGGATTGAAGGCATGAACTCTCTCAAGAAACTAGTTCTCAATGTAAATAAGTTTGACCAATTGTGTCAAATCAATGCCGCCAGTTTCCCATCCCTTACAGACCTCCATATCAAAGGTAACCTACAAAAACTTGACCTCGGTGTTGGGTGTTTGGAAAAACTAGAAAATCTTCAGAGACTTGATTTAAGTCACAGTAATATAGAGGCTTCTGACTGCTGCAATCTGCCCCTCAAGAACCTGTTCCACTTGCAGTACTTAAATCTGAGCTACAATATGCCCATCGGTCTCCAGAGTGAGGCGTTCCAAGAATGTCCTAAGCTACAACTCCTGGACTTGGCATTCACCCACTTGCATGTTAACGCTCTACAACGTCCTTTCCAAAACCTCTCTCGCCTGCAGGCTCTGAATCTCTCTCACTGCCTCCTTAATACCAACAATCAACACCTTCTAGAAGGCCTGCTGGATCTCCGGTATCTGAATTTACAGGGAAATCGCTTTCAAGATGGGAGCATCTTAAAGACCAACCTCCTGCAGCCAGTAGGCAGCTTGgaaattctaattttatcttCCTGTGAGCTCCTCTCTCTAGACCAGGAAGCGTTCCACAGTCTCGGGAAAATGAGACACATAGACTTAAGCCACAACAGCCTGACAGGAAACAGCATCGGTGCTCTTAGCCACCTGAAGGGGACCTACCTCAATCTGGCTGCCAATAGCATTTGCATCATCCCAGCCCATCTCCTCCCCATCTTGTCCCAGCAGAGCACCATTAATTTAAGTCACAATCCCCTGGACTGCACTTGCTCAAATATTCATTTCATAACCTGGTACAAAGAAAACCTGCAGAAACTGGAGGGCTCGGAGGAGACCGTGTGTGCAAACCCCCCATTTTTAACGGGAGTTAAGCTGTCTGAGGTCAAACTGTCCTGTGGAATGACGGCCGtgggcattttttttcttgtcatatttGTATTCTTACTCACCATTCTGCTGATTTTTTCAGTTAAATTCCTTCTTAGGTGGAAATACCAGCACATTTAG